acaaaacactttctccataatgtgcattaaatctttgataaatataggcatcaaacataacttccgaccacaagaaacgaatcacagcatcctgcactgttttcctgcaaatcgccattgcaaagcgccattactcgcgcaacggtcacaaacgaattgacgtaacacaatgaaacctgcgcagcagcactgaacagatattgacgtcatacgaagagtgcagatggatcaatacggtccacagaagttttaactatctggagtgcggataaatttttaccgagagtcgtataggaatctataatctgtaagtacacctttggctgaatggaaatttctcttacatatagtcaaaaatgcagaaacagtgtattgaattggaaagtgataaaaaataagtgaagtttcgaggttgcatgtgattgcatgagtacacaggacgtttttagcgaataaaaaataattttgaaagacacgagacttatcttgtatttcatgtactctctgtgtccgaatttccagaagctctctatcttatgaagtgttttagattagccggaaaattttgtatgtacatacaagaagtatacgatctaagtggaatattccattattctcttgatacaacagaaacgaaatttacagaacttctcagaaagttggtttattattaccaaattaatagaattaatatacgtttatcatctttacatacctaagtcgtggaggtttatcgtgcgtaaaaaattagtgtcctttcaaagttacatttcgtacattttaagcctataatttgtaacgtacaaaacaatgtaaatttgagctgtttcttatctccacaataagaaaatccaactttacgttttttacacaatgatatttatggaacagtaatatcatattattgcatcgcttggagaatgaagtcaaggtacgatgtgaccctagtgtaaacgctgggatacccagctgtgtcgcacttataagcataagacacaatacctattaaatacgaggttcattcatgttgtatcagcagtggtccgccgcggtcagcctgaaaggatcgttaaatttttaatcaaagatactgaaatatatcgatcgaattgtattgaaattatacttatatacagtaataatcttctattgatttgtgtattgaaatactccaatttataatgtacatgttatatgtattttgagcaaaactaagattagaaggaaattagattaaataccataatgaggtgtgagaagtgggcaagactattaaattgtgtttatctattatttctaatgtttaagacgtcgatttgatgttaattcgaattgacgtgtcttcagataccgtatagtttgtagtaactctataacttaattaccgtacaagaatcctctccaccctgagcatgttcggcgcatattataccatcagtgatatcaggtgcattaggaaatttggaataagctattttgcattcggcgttcttaatcactggcatttgtacttccattaatgcattacgtcgtggtcgtcctacgaagaaaataagaaagatatttaagactggaactgtttaattttattataaaattgatatcacttactatatcttaatgctccccatccagcaacaagggggttatagccgacgaagttgctctttcgtaggggctctttcgtacaaatgggatatacgtaccctgaaaaataaaaaaataaatgaaaatgcaggaaacgaatgaccaaaagtatgagaaagaattgtacacgctttatgacacaatatatgtgtacagtaagaaatttcaggatatgatacttcagtaatactcaatagcatatatatatatatatttgaggacttactcgaaaatggcacctcctccaccaatctaagaatggcaatattatgattgtgtatgttttctattccatccatatgtgcacaatgtgctgcggtcaaaacatgcctagccgatatcagggaacctccgcacttccatagtggtttgtctgggtttcggggattacgaaaacctaatgcagcgatccatggccaagcgcctaaaatgcaatagtcatagttgtgaatatacataattttttctcacataatgagtaacaacgattattacctattcgatattcgatcatacagcagacgataagtacatacgtacaaatactctgaaatagagatttgataaagacagaaattaaatttttattccagtggaatacaaattattaaataattctatataatttctatttgaactataccgaactataaagttcaaacgtgtaatttctgccctaacagtttttgatctctatccatattattactcctatatcaattttttatttcaagcaaaaagatactcttcctaacatgaagtaaaagaaagaaataattcaagttaataagtaaagttagtaccgataaaatcatagcattattatttagtctaattgaaatgtacattgatgtgctgtttaatgcctttaaagttcattctttgcagtaaatggcttattattaatcggaaagaaagacataaaacgtaccaagttcagctggtttactaTCGACCActctggtatgagagacgttgctaaaaccacagtatggtggtcgccaagccttatacttatacacagtttttattaaaatttctctcttctctttgtttggatcgtccggacagcaaacgatcgtaacattgccctggtatctgcacactgatcgtctataaaaatcggtggctgtacggtactgtatctgctatatttcttgcagaggtttacattttctgtagtcaaggcacctgccttcttgattgtccggtgtggtacattctggatcaaacaattttaaaacatttatacagttcaaagatgcgtaagaaagcgacaccgattactcaactttcgaagtaaaaagccgatcaagtccaccggattgccctacagacacgtattaatccgtaagagttagtcatcatgttgataataattatctaaagaaacttttcacgtgaaaatataaaattttaattgattagatattgtgttagccatacttaagaaagaaaatgaaaatgaatgaaatgaaagaaaaggactaccttcaacctcattttttaaataaacactttgtcagttttgcggtaaataaattcttaggaattcaggacagtttttagtgaatcattttgtttcgaccgttcgcggagagacgcgatcgcgggatagcacgtcaacgagagttgtaagttcccgttacgattaaataatcgacgccacgaactgatcgatccccttatttcgattatgataataagggtagttcaatgaaattccacagaattaacacaaataaattaatgtttatttcaacaacttattaactagaaagatataaatggaacaaaaaaaatgtaactgcgttttggttgataagtaatgcgcgacataccacatgtgttgacggttcgacttctcgaaaagttctgaacgcctttcgatttttttcgtgttttctggaaggcgacccccactacgttcggatcacgccacattcttttacgcgaggtaaaatacgggccacgagtcgacgtttctggaagtcgccctgcttaatgaaccatgcgcttgccactataatgtttgtttgccgggcagacgcgacgatccgtctgcgacattatagtgccgcgatcgatagttaagaatatgacctatggtaagccgcatggcgtaacattctccccccgttgagagggtaccgatcaaactagcgaggtgtggttgaagttcccatcttatttcgtctcggtggctagttgttcgggtttctcgagatcgggttgaattggcagtgggacaagccttttgacgccccgatccaaaatgctctttgccgtctgaactgtagctgtccggatgacaccatcggcgcctggatgaaccttgataactcggcccagaggccaatgcatggagggaacgttgtcctctctgaggatgacgattgtgcccttttggatgctgtgtccacccttgctccatttattgcggttggttagctcgttcaaatactccttatgccagcggttccaaaaatgttgtttaagctgttggatatgctgccatttggagagtcggttcgatggaatgtctctgaaatctcgatcacgtaagcacattaatgaatcgccaatgaggaaatgtccgggagtgagggctaggagatcatttggatcggtggagataggagttagcgggcgggaattgaggactgcttctatttctatgataagagtattacggtgttaagctcatatgtttctgtttctccactcgcgctgcgccataatatcctttgatatttccgatcctctggtcgtacgaggaattgccgatacattttctcgatgtcgccagtgagtacgtactgatgagcgcggaatctaattaatatacaaaataaattgtgaattgattcgagaatataggatttccccattttcatgattatcgtgatttttgtataaatatattttttaagatactaataattaggtagtcataaattagtattatcaattattttgcatttataattccgcctctagtataagtgttaattgaaaactaactttatgtttcaaaaagtactagcaaagtcgttgagtaacaagccactgatgctaacacaaatagcattgtcgtaattaaatatttctaaatattcatttttcattttgaacctgtagaaacaatttattatatatactattagctaagtaattgcatatttaattaagtcgaaatataaaacttagttattttgataatttagaaaataaaaaactgacaaacatttcaatttaatttatggttggaacaaaagacagttatttttcattaattgaaatattgcaatgcagagtactttccaaaatacgccgagagtattcctgatggtgaaacgagcgttgcttcatcgaacgcagctaaagaaaacaacatctatgtagttggtggtacgatgcctgaaatagagggcgataaattgtacaatacctgtactatttggggtcccgatggaactttgatagcaaaacaccgaaaggtaagtaatatattcctttatggctttgaatttgaaaatattggggtgaagaaagtgactctatctaggaataatttaggaatatacatatgtacatacgtatactataaccaattctataatttacggtttataaaatacgttatgatacgggaaacgcccatttttgttgtaatgtgtttgttgttgtataaatttttcacatacgaaaatacttattttttctcctttttaaacattattaaatgataagattttttaataaaagaaagtgataaaaacgctgtcagttattaaataaaaaataattaaagtttaggagttggtaactttgatattaaattacaaaagttgcagcaatagaattagcgaccacatttttatgttattaggtacatctattcgacatcgacattcctaataagattacttttcgagagagtgattcactcagtcctggtaactccctaacgacgttcgatgtgaagggctgcaaaataggtattggcatttgctatgatattagattcgaggaaatggcacgcatttatcggaacaaagatacagtaacttaatcgatcaatacttaactagcaaaaaattaaatatctttcttaaatatattctatataaaattaatataatctgtaactctgtataaaaagaagcttaatttaaaaaaccagtatatttgctgaaaatgaaacaaataaaagaattaaaagcacaataagaggactgtcctcgcatattcagaaatgatggaatgtgaaccgtgcaactacgaagttaattggtattcggtggcttcatatttcctgcttctccgggttaggttgccaaatgctgatatatccagcggcattcaatatgaccactggaccactgcactggtcattacttcagcgtttcagagcgaatgataatcaattatacgttgcctgcatatcaccggctcgtgttccttaagcaagttacgtcgcatggggacatacacagttgaccaatccctggggaaagattctttacgatttggaaactcaagagaatatggcagtcaccgatatctgtaatttacagcttaaaattaaaagcgagagatccatgatgtaattaatttttagcctcgttaatttatcgatttagccatcttcctctgtatttgttgaatttattagtaagcattacttattacttcgtatgtttctttttttctatcagatctaaaagttgttgaggaagtaagggctcagatacctacagtttctcagagacgtacagatttgtacgacactgtctgtaagaaggagtaactctacactaaaacagaaaatgtttttttataatatttctactaccatattctttttttgtgaattattactaatttcttatcatttgtactaaatgaatgactcaattaaaaaaaccaaaacgttataaataataatctgtatatcctgtgtatcaacatgtaattggatattataataatataggaatgctataataatataggataataatataggaaaataataatatagaaaaacacacatgcttttaaacacctttaatatcgatcacataaattgttataattcacaatgattacgcatacataaaagaccccttgatagtaaaatttacgatcaaaaggcaattacgtatcgtttaacaacatttaatttataacaccttttaaacatttagacagattaacacataacacttcttatatataaacatcaattcgaagttatcagcttggagaaattggtcgattaatacctgtagattgtctgtctcgatgaaagacttaaagagagcaaaaacatgataatgccgctaatataatattccttctttcttgtatctgtctgcctctcaggtcgttttactaattacaataagtaatttcgacttctttgcgctctcttttaacgcattcgagaccgaaagaaattcatatcagtcagtaggcaagggtataatatacatattttatatataacttatgttgttacgccgcctaaaacatctgcacgccagcccgcgcgaccggacaacaaccgacctgcgtaacgtcacttcgaccctcaataaacctaagggcccaccataactttcactttcctgtattgtttcgccatgtgtcgtcaatccgtttgtcctgaagaatttcttcagcctaaaagtattttcgacgcacatctggttttttagagaggtccttgggtttattagtcgcacttaaaacacggagaaggcgggtatgcacccatgaggaaaatccgaatagccctgtaataaaacaagctatgttttcttacgcacacagtcatctatccgccacgatggtaggagactccctactcatcccttcgagcagtaatgcaggtcatgaccaatcgacacctcggttcgttaccctcacttttcctaacgaaattgggaacaacgaatccgcgttctttaggcacaggggcacacccacaccgaacttttcttccgtattaaaaaaagagcgacagtcagtctaaaaactaacgcctaacgcggcagtctgcacatagcgcgagagtcgcatacttcccgcaaatctttgtcggttctcggtgtggtcgaacatacatcttctctcctaaatacatcatagtgctaagtccattaatacactaatttccagtataagagccctgctctagcgcacatatctatcgcatcgtcGTGCGACaggttgttaactatttatttcggcATCAGTGTAGTCTAAGTGTtggacatatataatttataactctgtgaatcacagggttatacaaactcaatcaccccttattatctcaacggaaatcaggggatcgatcaattcgtggtgtcgactgctacagtcgtaacggggatttacgacccccgttgacgtctctcctcgcgattacgtctccccgcaattggtcgaaattacatatgtagtaatgtatatatcatgttaatttcatattttcttcaatatagaattattatatatatatatatatatatatatatatatatatatatatatatatatatatgtcggagatgaaaggaaagccgaagcccttccttggaaattttgggaacatcctctagtaccttagcctagattttattatagttgtaattgtttaagatttgtaataagcgagattgggttcgaggtgacaatcggtcgctgaacgtagccacggtcacgggatggatgttttatctaacggaggtctggagtggttgtatgtgttttccgagaaatgtggttgtggcggcatgcggcctcgagagcgggccgagccacgtgtgatgttgcctcggaggtgccgatgcaatgggacatacattgtatttagtaatcaaaactccaggcggaaactgcctagcaacggcgtttggaactttctcgatgcttccaacgagtgtgcctagcaacggcgtttggaaccttctcgatgcttccaaacgagtatagaaaacaaaatgcaatcgtacagggagaaaaatctccacgaggctggcattcttgcgattgccttggagagtgatacatcgagcgttttcgaggatcgcatttgcgtctaagttagtttcgcttagtaaggagttatcccggtgaccgtggattcgtttgaactcaaacattgctaatagtattatttaatttaattattcgtaga
This is a stretch of genomic DNA from Bombus vancouverensis nearcticus unplaced genomic scaffold, iyBomVanc1_principal scaffold0056, whole genome shotgun sequence. It encodes these proteins:
- the LOC143304816 gene encoding venom serine protease Bi-VSP-like isoform X2, producing MEVQMPVIKNAECKIAYSKFPNAPDITDGIICAEHAQGGEDSCTADRGGPLLIQHE